In Legionella israelensis, the genomic window CCACATTGATGCGCCGGCCCACTGTAATTCAAATGGGAAAACCATTGAACAATTTTGCATCAATAAAAATCATCTGATTGCCCCAGGATTTGTGATTGATGTCAGCACAAAATCGCATGAGCAATACCTCATTTCAACTGACGATGTTTTATCATTTGAAAAACAGCATGGAAAAATACCGCCAAATAGCGTTGTACTTTTCTTTACCGGTTGGGAAAAGTATTGGAATAATCCTGAGCAATATCGTAATAACCTTCAGTTTCCATCGGTCAGTTCTAATGCTGCAGAATTATTGCTCGAACGTAATATAGCTGCCTTAGGAATAGATACCCTTTCTCCTGACACACCCAACTCTGGATTTCCTGTTCATCACCTGTTTTTATCAAACGGTAAGTACCTTATCGAAAATGTCGCGAATGCGCGTAAACTTCCCGCAACCGGAAGTTGGATTCTTACCTTACCGATTAAAATAAACCAAGCTACCGAAGCACCGGCTCGTATCATTGGAATGATACCCCTTTAATCCCAAGAAATATCTCAAATAATATTAAGCAAATGCGCTCTTTCTAAGATATCTCATTTTGCTAAGATGTACTTACGAGGAGAAATTGAGACCCCACCAAGGATGGTGATAAACCGAAAGGATAGCGGTTCTCAATTCTGCCTCGACCATACAAGTTTCTTTTCTCCCTATTTTTTTCTAGCTGCATCAAAAAATTCTTTCAATTACGTTTTAAACTATACCTGTCATTAGTATCAATTTGTTGACTACTTGCTCCCAGGCTACTTGCTGATTGCAGCACGGAGTTTATTTAATATATGCAAATTGAGCAACCACGGTTGCTGTTAATCGAAATACATTTACTGATATTTTGTGCTACGTTTAATATAAAAAATCCGAGAGTGAAATATGATCAATAATATACTTCTTATAGCGTGCATTTTGTTTGCGACAGTTCACTATCTCATTAAACGCAAGCACTATTCAGCTGAACAAATCGTAGACTTATATCTGGTCTATTTCTTGTTTTTCACGGTAGGACTTATCGGTTTAACAGGTTTTATCAGCCATGTCTTCTTCCCTGATAAAACTGCAGAGATGATTGGTTGGCCAACAGGTAGTCCCTTTCAATTTGAAGTTGGATTTCATGATGGCGCATGGGCCTTATTAGGTATTTTATCTTTATTGATTCGAGGGAATTTTTGGTTGGCAACGGGTTTAGGCTGGTCCTTTTTCATAATAGGCGCTTTGTATGGACATATTAGAGATATGATTTTGCATGGAAATTTTTCACCTTACAATGCCGGCATCATTTTGTCAGAAGTTATTATTCCAATCGTGATATTGATTTTACTGTTTCTTAAATTTGTCGTATTTAAAAAGAAATAGGGACATGGCTTCTATAGCTAATCGCCTACTTGCTGTTGAAGCATTTAAACCAGCCATTTCCGCATAACAGAAAACCACTTGCTCTATGCGGATATTTTTCCGTTAATTGTTAAGCCCCATCTTGGGGGCT contains:
- a CDS encoding cyclase family protein, with translation MGFPFEIIDLSHTLSATTPNWDLGCGFEMKNMLNYEDCDTDVQFKVQHLSLPAGIGTHIDAPAHCNSNGKTIEQFCINKNHLIAPGFVIDVSTKSHEQYLISTDDVLSFEKQHGKIPPNSVVLFFTGWEKYWNNPEQYRNNLQFPSVSSNAAELLLERNIAALGIDTLSPDTPNSGFPVHHLFLSNGKYLIENVANARKLPATGSWILTLPIKINQATEAPARIIGMIPL
- a CDS encoding DUF6790 family protein, whose translation is MINNILLIACILFATVHYLIKRKHYSAEQIVDLYLVYFLFFTVGLIGLTGFISHVFFPDKTAEMIGWPTGSPFQFEVGFHDGAWALLGILSLLIRGNFWLATGLGWSFFIIGALYGHIRDMILHGNFSPYNAGIILSEVIIPIVILILLFLKFVVFKKK